In the genome of Gloeotrichia echinulata CP02, one region contains:
- a CDS encoding patatin-like phospholipase family protein — MTNQVNTQSVLTFDGEDDYINFGKNDIGGVFAQGSSVFTISGWVNPHQLTNQATTYGVHNVFFARSSDRYSDNFEFGISEEGNLDVYIDENVDNVIKTFGNGELTIGQWHFFAIVFNSGQLSIYLDEHEYTGSLTGSSLNKATSPITLGGTLHNNVYFTGQLANISVWNYPCTQDQIQQHRSSPLVGNEPGLVAYWRLNEGQGTTVQDQSGNTHNGTLYGNPRWDLAQLPFAIAQSSHEGEIAAISQTTEYPILDNIQQQEQAQILAQEESKKTMNNTANPKYKILAIDGGGIRGIIPAIILAEIEKRTQKQIFSLFDLISGSSSGGILALGLTKPRLDLAVSDSPPVAQYSAEELLQIYLEYGAEIFYEPFWEQVLGQLEDIFIQPKYSSDGREEIIKQYFGDSSLENNLKEVFVTSYDIEQRIPIFFTNKLEKQQTESKKFRKLCSGFTLTDAALATSATPTYFAPYRVSSSHNTNGFYTLVDGGLVANNPANLAILEAQISRQENQQALNIEDILVVSLGTGSLTSVYPYDEVKNWGLLQWAKPLLNIVLDGGSEVVAGELERLFEATNKGHKTSYYRFQTFLKSELEDIDNAKPENLRQLQVLANILIQEKNQEIDELCSLLLS, encoded by the coding sequence GTGACAAATCAAGTAAATACCCAATCAGTTCTGACATTTGATGGTGAAGATGACTACATAAATTTTGGCAAGAATGATATTGGTGGTGTGTTTGCTCAGGGGAGTTCAGTCTTTACGATTTCCGGGTGGGTGAATCCGCATCAACTCACGAATCAAGCAACTACATATGGAGTACACAATGTATTCTTCGCCCGTTCTTCAGACCGATACAGTGATAATTTTGAATTTGGCATTAGTGAAGAAGGTAATCTAGATGTATACATTGATGAAAATGTTGACAATGTTATTAAAACATTTGGCAATGGAGAATTAACTATCGGACAATGGCACTTTTTTGCTATTGTTTTTAATAGCGGTCAACTGAGCATATATCTTGATGAACATGAATATACTGGGTCTTTGACAGGTTCTTCTTTGAACAAAGCAACTAGTCCTATCACCCTGGGGGGGACTTTACACAATAATGTATACTTTACAGGACAGTTAGCAAATATTAGCGTCTGGAATTATCCTTGTACTCAAGACCAAATCCAACAGCATCGCTCTAGTCCTCTAGTCGGAAATGAACCAGGATTAGTAGCCTACTGGAGATTAAACGAAGGACAAGGAACAACTGTCCAAGACCAAAGTGGAAATACCCATAATGGAACCTTGTATGGTAATCCCCGTTGGGATTTAGCACAACTTCCATTTGCGATCGCACAATCATCCCATGAGGGCGAGATAGCCGCAATCTCCCAAACTACCGAATACCCAATTTTAGACAATATTCAACAACAGGAACAAGCGCAAATATTAGCTCAAGAGGAATCGAAAAAAACTATGAATAATACAGCAAATCCCAAATATAAAATACTTGCTATTGATGGCGGTGGGATTCGGGGTATTATCCCCGCCATCATCTTGGCTGAAATTGAAAAGCGGACACAAAAACAGATTTTTAGTTTGTTCGATTTAATTTCAGGTAGTTCCAGCGGAGGAATTCTCGCACTCGGATTAACTAAACCGCGATTAGATTTAGCAGTATCTGATAGCCCACCCGTCGCCCAATACAGCGCTGAAGAACTTCTGCAAATATATTTGGAATATGGGGCTGAGATATTTTACGAGCCATTCTGGGAACAAGTACTCGGTCAGCTAGAGGATATATTCATCCAACCAAAATATTCTTCCGATGGGAGAGAAGAAATTATCAAGCAATATTTTGGCGATAGCTCCTTAGAAAATAATCTCAAAGAAGTTTTCGTGACCAGCTACGATATCGAGCAACGAATTCCGATATTTTTTACTAATAAGCTGGAAAAACAACAGACCGAATCGAAAAAGTTTCGCAAGTTATGCTCAGGTTTTACACTCACAGATGCAGCATTAGCAACTAGTGCAACTCCGACTTATTTTGCTCCCTATCGCGTTTCTAGTTCCCATAATACCAACGGCTTCTATACATTAGTGGATGGGGGATTAGTCGCAAATAATCCCGCTAATTTGGCTATTTTAGAGGCGCAAATTAGTAGACAAGAAAACCAACAAGCCCTGAATATAGAGGATATCTTAGTAGTATCCTTGGGTACTGGCTCCCTGACGAGTGTCTACCCTTATGACGAAGTGAAAAATTGGGGACTATTGCAATGGGCAAAACCGCTGTTAAATATAGTGCTTGACGGTGGGAGTGAAGTAGTCGCTGGAGAATTAGAACGGTTGTTTGAGGCTACTAATAAAGGTCATAAAACTTCTTATTATCGGTTTCAAACCTTCTTGAAAAGTGAACTCGAAGATATCGATAATGCCAAACCAGAAAATCTACGCCAATTACAAGTTTTAGCTAATATACTGATTCAAGAAAAAAATCAAGAAATCGATGAATTATGTAGTCTTTTGTTAAGCTAA